The genomic segment CTCAGTTATCGTGAATTTCTCGGATGCAAGACAATAGCAATGTTGCATTACTTGAGACATTTCAAGGAAGTTTATTTTGATAGTATAGGCAGCTGCTTTTTTTAAATAGTCTTCTTTTAACTCATAATATTTCTTTAGAAGTGATTCATCAATGGAATAATCATGACGTATGTAGTGCCAGTCAATTTTCAAATCAATCGATGAAGAGAAAATAAATGGTGTAATGAGTTTATATAAATATTCTAAATTATGGTATTTCTTAATGATATCCATTGATTGTTTAGTGTTTTCGGTAAGTTGCGTAATAGTTACATATTCACAAAATGTTTTTTTGAATTGTGAAAAAGTTAAATTTAATATTTTGGGGGATAAAAATTCTAATTGGGACCATAAATCTAAAATATTTCGACTAAGTGGAGTTCCATTCATAATTAGTTTGTAGTTAGCTAAACTTGAAAGCTTGATGGCTCTTTGTGTTCGCAGCGCTTGCTTATTTTTTATTTTTAAACTTTCATCCATAATAATATAACTATTGGAAGCATTTTTGAGTTTTTCTCGGCACTTAAGGTAAAGTTGATCTGAATTAGAGAGCGATTCGATACCAACGATATCTTGGGGAAATTGGTAATCCCATTTGCTAATTTCATTCGCCAAGTTTTCTTTTGTTTGGAAAGGAGTGAGCCAAAGAACATAATCAGGGTTAGCATCTTTGATTAATTCGCAAGCAACCCTTGTTTTTCCTGCTCCGGGCTTCATAAACAAGGCACCGACATTATATTTTTGGAGTTTTTCGATAGCTAATTTTTGATTATCTAATAAGTTCATGATTAATTATCACATCTTTTTCCAGTTTTTTAGGTATATGAGTTCGCACCTTAATAATCGTATCATTAACTTTTTTAGTATGAAACGTTTGGCTAATCTTATAACTTTCTTCTTCGAAAGCGAGCATCATTTTGCTTGCATCAATCGTTTTTTTATCTGTATGTTTCTTTAATTGGAATTTCCACGTATCAGGAAAATAAAAATAACTGAATTTTGGTGAAATAGAGAAGACCATTTTTTTAGGTAATAAGAAAAAATAGCCTTGGTATTCACAATTTGAGGGCATTTCGATAATGGATTGCTTGTCCCACTTTTCAATCTGTTCACTATAAGTATAAATTTTGTTCCATTTAACCATAAAAAACTAATCTCCCGTGTGTTTTGTCATTTTAGTTCAATTTTTATCTATTTGACAGTTTTATTTTATCACAAAATTTGAGCTATACGATATAAAAAGTCTATTTTTGCGAATTTTTAATAAATAGTTTAGAAAAAGGTGCGTTTAAAATTCCCGAATTAGTAGTTATTTGATACCTTTTAAAATGTTTTTTCATTTTTTAATAGAAAACTCTTTTGTAATAGCCAGCTTTTTAGTAGAATAGATAATGGTGGATGGAGTGTTTTTTCTATCTATGAATAGAATATGAAATTGGAGGCTATTATGGATACCCCAGATTATAAAAGAGTTGTATTAAAATTAAGCGGTGAAGCACTTGCCGGAAATGATGGATTTGGAATTAATCCGAGTGTAGTCAATTTGATTTCTGCTCAAATTAAAGAAGTTGTAGAATTAGGAGTAGAGGTAGCTATCGTTGTTGGTGGCGGAAATATCTGGCGCGGAAAACTAGGTAGTGAAATGGGAATGGACCGTGCTGCGGCTGACCAAATGGGAATGCTTGCAACGATTATGAATTCCTTATCTTTACAAGATTCGCTTGAAAATATCGGTGTTGCTACACGTGTTCAAACTTCAATTGATATGCGCCAAATTGCAGAACCATACATTCGTCGCAAAGCTATTCGCCACCTTGAAAAAGGGCGCGTTGTTATTTTTGCAGGTGGAACAGGGAACCCGTACTTCTCAACTGACACAGCCGCGGCACTTAGAGCAGCTGAAATTGAAGCAGACGTTATCTTGATGGCGAAAAACAATGTAGATGGTGTCTATAGTGCAGATCCAAAACTTGATGAAAATGCGAAAAAATATGAAGAGTTATCTTATCTTGATGTTATTAAAGAAGGTTTAGAAGTAATGGATACAACAGCTTCATCGCTAAGCATGGACAATGATATTCCATTAATCGTCTTCTCATTTACAGAACAAGGGAACAATATTAAACGTGTTATTCTAGGTGAAAAAATCGGAACTACTGTTAGGGGGAAAAAATAATGAGTAAAGAAGTATTAACGAAATCTAAAGAAAAAATGGAAAAAGCAGAGCAAGCCTTAACTAGACAATTAGGAACAATTCGTGCTGGTCGTGCAAACGCATCACTACTTGATCGTTTAACCGTGGATTATTACGGAGCAGCAACACCTGTTAACCAAATGGCTTCTATCAGTATTCCAGAAGC from the Listeria seeligeri serovar 1/2b str. SLCC3954 genome contains:
- a CDS encoding DEAD/DEAH box helicase; the encoded protein is MNLLDNQKLAIEKLQKYNVGALFMKPGAGKTRVACELIKDANPDYVLWLTPFQTKENLANEISKWDYQFPQDIVGIESLSNSDQLYLKCREKLKNASNSYIIMDESLKIKNKQALRTQRAIKLSSLANYKLIMNGTPLSRNILDLWSQLEFLSPKILNLTFSQFKKTFCEYVTITQLTENTKQSMDIIKKYHNLEYLYKLITPFIFSSSIDLKIDWHYIRHDYSIDESLLKKYYELKEDYLKKAAAYTIKINFLEMSQVMQHCYCLASEKFTITESLIAGKEDSTIIFCKYKRSEEALLKAFPNVKVTTFAKSSYGLNLQAYNQIIYFDKTFDYSQRDQSERRIYRTGQNQDCYYHDLSGNVGLDHIIDTNISKKTNLLNEIKKELAQKNSFEVIMNAF
- the pyrH gene encoding UMP kinase, yielding MDTPDYKRVVLKLSGEALAGNDGFGINPSVVNLISAQIKEVVELGVEVAIVVGGGNIWRGKLGSEMGMDRAAADQMGMLATIMNSLSLQDSLENIGVATRVQTSIDMRQIAEPYIRRKAIRHLEKGRVVIFAGGTGNPYFSTDTAAALRAAEIEADVILMAKNNVDGVYSADPKLDENAKKYEELSYLDVIKEGLEVMDTTASSLSMDNDIPLIVFSFTEQGNNIKRVILGEKIGTTVRGKK